TGCTCCTCCGTCACCAGGTCGTCGAACACCACCAGCAGGCCGAAGAAGGTGCCGTTCGCCCAGTGCGACgtgctcagcgccgccgccggcttggtcaccgccgccgacgtcgcgTTGGCGGTGTTGTTGCCGCTGTACAGGATGTCGTGGTAGTACACCGTCATCTTCTTGCACGGCTCGTCCTCGCTGCGGGAGACGATGAGCCTCCTGCCGCCGTGCGCGACTCCGGCGAGCCCTAGCAGCAAGACAGCAGCAACGACGACCGACAAGCTGCTGAGCTGCTTGGAAGATGGATTCATACTGAGGCCCTGCATTGTTAGCtcaatcgatcgatcgatcgatgaaTATAATGCAACGACGACTAGATCTTTTGGTCGATAAGAGCTAGCTAGTATAGCTGCTGATCGAGCTACACGTTGAgcgcagctagctagctcttgTGTTCTTGTTGACTTGACTCTTAAGAGAATGCGCCTACGCCTATTTATAGAAGAGAATGAAGATATCTGGTGCAAATAAGAATTttgtgaaaacccgtgcaaaccacggcaaaaaagtcgtataaattcacaaaaaaattacacatgtaGATTATATGATGCtatacaatcttgtaaaatatcttgtccaaattcggctttgtttgtgagatataaaaataacaaatttcaagccagaaaactgtccaaatgatttgttagaaatttgttatttttatatctcaaaaACGAAgttgagtttggacaagatattttacaagattgtgtatcatcatatcatctacatgtgtgatttttttggtgaatttataCGACTTTTTTGCTgtggtttgcacgagttttcatGAAGactgtggtttgcactagatacgttccTGAGAATGAATGGGGAGTACTCTGATGTGAAGTTGGTCCcactataatatatatatatatattcaggtggagggtttattttttttttggatgaaaCATTCAGGTGAAGTGTTGGGAATTAATGGATGGAAAGTCATAATTTTAGACGAATATATATGTGCACGGTTGGTGCCGTCACATCAGTGTTTGATTTTGGTACTTTGCGTAAATATGCGTGTTAGGTATGATTTCGGTGTCATGTGTGCGCATTTCTCAATTATTGTAGCTCGGCGTCGTACCAACATGCGCCCGCTGTTTTACTGCCAAGAAGTAAAATGTCACAAGTTCTGAGCGTGCCCGCTGTTCATTAATTACACTTTGGTTCTCGCTCATAAGACAAGAGCACTCTCGGAGCTCACATCACTGCTGGGGTGTTGCTTGCGCCAGACCTCGACGAAGGATCGGATCTCCCAGGCTAGGCCTGCATTCGAGTTTGTTGTTGATTGTTAGTTGAACCAAGGCCATCCTATCAGCAGTGGCTCCTTAATTTGTCTTGGCACATATCCAGTTTCTCAACATGTTCAGCATCTTGCGCAGCACCATCTTCCCATCCGATCGACCAGACTACGAAAGATCATAGAGAGTTCCTTAGTTTCCGGACACTCCATAAAGTTGCAGAATTAACCACATTTTATGCATGCATGTTTTTCCTGCTCAACCACCATCTTGCCACACTCAAAAAATCAGCATGTTTTGTAGAGAGTGCATAGGTTTAACACCGCTGAAGCTGACAACCACACATGGGGTACCAAACATCCACACAGCAGAAGAGTGCATAGGTTTAACACCgctgaggccgtgtttagatagagcgcaattttttttgcaacggaatcttgctaatttgaagtactaaataaagtctatttacaaaactttttgcacagatgggttgtaaatcgcgagacgaatctaatgatgctaattaattcataattagtggatggttactgtagcattactgttgcaaatcatggattaagtaggctcattagattcgtctcgcgatttacagcccattcatgcaaaaagctttataaatagacttcatttagtactctatgcatgtgtcgaaacattcgatgtgatgttttttttttgtgtttacggggtttatggggtgagaactaaacagggcctgaagCTGACAACAACATATAGGGATTGCACATAATAGAGACTAGAAGAGTTTTGAAACTTCCATCACAAGCTTCAGCCACTGTCAGACTTTCAGACTTTTTTTCTAAAGTAGTGGCCAAACTTGGAATTGCCAAATCATTATATTAGTCTTCCTAGAATCTTATCATCTTACTATTTTCACTTTTCCAGGAGTACCCAAGTTGAGCTGCTTTATTTACTAGCCCACATCATTCCTTTCCAAGAAGGGGATGTATCTTGCTCAGGACAACATAATAGGTTGGGATTTTTAAGTCCTATATTTGCTATCCACTACTTTCCTCCATTTTACATCCTCATATAGATGGTGCTGGCCCCGTTTAGTTAGGAAAATTTTTTGGGCAAAAATTTTTGGCACCTTTTCCAACACTAATTAtgagtattaaatatatattagttattaaactaattacacggatggacggaAAAATCGCGGggtgaatctattaagcctaattaattcatcattagagattgtttactgTACCACGACATTGTTTAATCgttgcataattaggttcattagattcgtcacacgATTTCATCCgggggttatggaatgagttttgtcagtcattcacatttaatactcctaattagtggtcaaacattcAAAGTTACTGTAGggtgtgaaaatttttgggaactatcCGGGGCCTTAGCTAGGGAACTCAATTACAGAAAGCAAGCAGATTGGAATGCTATAGATAAGATTTCAAAAGGGTCAGTGGACCTCCACAGGAAAGAATCTTCCCTCGCTACCCAATAATCTTCTTAGGGCATCTTAGTGTATAATACCACATCGCCCTTATGCTGGGTCCCACCAAGGATAAGGTCGCAGCTTGTTATGTTTAAGGTCGAGGCCAGTCCTTTGGTGGTGGGCTCGTTGTAACAAAAACAAATCCTATCTCACCCAGATCGTGCGTCAGGAGTGAAAGTTTCTCTGCTCCGTTCCTCACCGCCGTAACAAAATAATAGTATTTTATTACTTAGGACCGAGCCTTAAGTTTGAGGGCGGTCCTCAACCTTTTTTGGCTTAAGACCTGCTTGAGGCCGGCTCTGTAGTGTGCGAGGTCGACCTCAAGCTTTCTTAAGACCCCCTTTCTGCACACACTACTGGTGCCCTTACAACCACATGCTGCATATCTTCTCTTCCAATCCAAGTCTAGCAAAGTGCAGAGGAATGGTGCCAAGATATTAAAACGAAAGGCAAGGCTCCTAAATTGATTTAGGGGTCATCATTTGGTCAGGCTGGCTGGAGTCCGGAGAGGATTTTAAGACTCTAAATTTTATGGGGCAacccaaaaatacaaaataggGGTTTATATTTGTTCAGCCGGCTGGAATTGCTCTCACAGACAGCTTGATCAGTACTAGTGTACTACTCCGTAGTAAGCAAGGTGTTAGTTGATgaacagctagctagctagctagtgatGGGCAGGTGCACCAACATCCACATCCACATGGCTTGCCGGGTCGCGGTCGGTGGCAAATCCTACATGCTATGCATCCGACCGACCGATCCAATCCTACCAGCTCGATCCGATCCTATCTAGCTAATAAGCCCcatactagctagctaggtatAAATAGACGCGTGCATGGAGATGAAGATGGGACTTGCTTGCGGAAGGGCTCCGCTTCATAAAATCAGCTCCACCTTTTAGATTCAGAAAAAAGGTGGAGCTGATGAATCCATTTGTGGCTGATGACTCCTAAAATTGTAGGATTTCTCTCATAACAGTAGCTAGGCAACGGAGAGAAGCCCAGTTCCTGGCAGGACGTTGCTCCGTTATGCAGCAAAAGAATTGGATGAGAGGGATGCAACGCATCACCACAAGTGAAGAGAGCTCCATCAATTCGTGGACCTCTGGAACAGACTCCAATCAGTAGTCCATCTCACCACCGAACCCGACCAGATTCAGTGCGTGGCGGTTCAAAACTGATGGCTGCGTCCCGTTCGGCATATAAGCTTTAGTTCCGGGGGTCCCATCCAGATTTCAATTGGGAAACAATCTGGTGGTGGAAAATAAATGTAAATTCTTCTTATGGTTCCTACAACGGAAATTGCTGACCGCAGACAGAATCTATCATTAAACGCGGAGGTCGAGCGAACCCGGTTTGCCAACTGCGCCGAGCGAGTTCGGAATGAAACCATGCCACCACACATGGCGGCAAACTACTATTCTCAATCGGTTTGGATGCACGTTGCGCACGTAACAGGGCAGCAAAATATCTTGGCGCGAAGCACTGATTGAAAGCATGGTAGTTAAGTCTGATGTCTGactcaaaggagagaaactagGGGTGCAAATGGGTGACCCTAAGATGCACCTCCGACCctctttaattcaaaattttatactagtTTTTTAAATTGAGATATAATTTTAgagaattagtacaaaattttgaactagagaGGGTTGGAGGGGCACCTAATGGTTACCAATTGGCACCCTAAGAAAAACCAAATAATTACTTACACCATCTGGATTCTCGAAGGAATCAGGGCCGTCTCCAGAAATTTGGAACCCCAATGCGAAATTCAAAATGGAGCCCTCAAATAAGGCACGGTAAAGGACCTCAAATTTAGTCTGGCTAATCTAAGAGCCAGGCCTTTAAAAGATTTGGACTcttatcttatataatttttagctaaaaatatataagagtCAAGTTAGATCGTGAATATAGCACTGATCGCTGGAGTGTTGGTGGCTGGCTGTCGGTGCTGGTCTTGATGATTGGCTAATGGCGATTTGCGGACTGCCGTCACTAGCCGGGAAGGACGGATGGTGGAAGAGACACATATGCTATAGTAGCAGATACTGCCGGATGAGGAACAGAAAATAAATAGTGTAAACATAGTATAAACCTTGATTGTTAAAATTTGGAGGCCCTCCATTTTTTGGGGCCCTGAGCGGTCGCTAGCTACTTCCATAGTTCCACCAGAGTTGCCATGTCGATCGACATTGAATATGGGCTAGGTCATGGTGCTGAAACCTTGAAGTCTAGGGATTGTCGGCTCGTGCACGGCCGCCGTGTCCTTGTTCAGCTCCAGGGGCCGGCGCCATGGCCTAGCTCCTTACCACAGGTAGGGGTTGCTACTCGCTAGCTACGTTGTGTGGTCGGTCCAAGGGGTCGATCCAGATGTGTAAGGACCGGGGGAGCGCGAGTACCTACTTTGGCGACGGCAGTAAGccgtttgatttttttacttAAAAAGTAGGATCACTGCCGGATCATATAAGAAAAATGCTATCGGATCGTATAAGAAGAAAGCAAGTTCTTACAATAGTTGTGATTACATAAAAAAACTAGCACACTCAAGATCTTAGAAGAAAGATACataatataaaagaataggtAACCTCCCGGTCCTCGCACGCTTGCCGTCGAACCTCCATTCCTTCTTTGATCAATCCGAGAACTCTTGTAGGTGTTGGGAGACCCCTTGAAAAATGTGACGATTCCATTCATTCCACACATTCCAAGCCGTGTAAATTATTACTCCCGCCACTTGACCCCTCTCTCCTATGCACTTACAGCTTGCAGCAAAGAATTCCACCAAACCTCAACCTCAACACCTGGTACTGGAATGTTGATCAAGCCATCTATCCACGTGTGCCCTAGCCACCAAACTTCCTTGGCAAAACAGCAACGCAAGCATAAATGTGCCACCGTTTCCTGTTCATGGTCACAC
This portion of the Panicum virgatum strain AP13 chromosome 2N, P.virgatum_v5, whole genome shotgun sequence genome encodes:
- the LOC120661956 gene encoding dirigent protein 5-like; its protein translation is MQGLSMNPSSKQLSSLSVVVAAVLLLGLAGVAHGGRRLIVSRSEDEPCKKMTVYYHDILYSGNNTANATSAAVTKPAAALSTSHWANGTFFGLLVVFDDLVTEEQALSSEPVARAQGFYFYDKKEQYNAWMAFSLVFNSTAYTGTLNLMGADLMYEKTRDISVVGGTGDFFMSRGIATLSLVAYEGTVYFRLKMDIKLYECYVKDH